A window from Kovacikia minuta CCNUW1 encodes these proteins:
- a CDS encoding S41 family peptidase: MSQLRIFTKTAWLTMATVLLTGANLTASKSSAELQPSPKQLVDEVWQILNQNYVDGNFNQQDWKAVRQEYLSRSYGSKEQAYTAIQEMVSKLGDRYTQFFDPEGYKQLDTDISGNLTGVGIELAEDPKTNALIVVAPIEGTPAAIAGILPADILLKINGQATRGMKINEAVKQITGAAGTQVKLTIQRGDKELTYNLTRTKIDLHPVTSRVQPTAVGKVGYIRLPEFTETAPAEMRRTIQSLEKQKVEGYVLDLRSDPGGLLNASIDIAGMWLKQGPVVSLVNRNQVRERYETKGEPLTDKPLVVLVDNGSASASEILAGALQDEGRAVLVGTRTFGKGVVQAIQPLEDGSALKLTIAKYYTPKGRDINHVGVTPNVVVELTAAQQKALIKNRQLGTLTDPQYAKAITNLTQLIQAKTKQPNTQAANQSANLFK; the protein is encoded by the coding sequence ATGTCCCAACTTAGAATCTTCACTAAAACCGCTTGGCTAACAATGGCAACGGTGCTGTTAACCGGAGCAAATCTGACGGCTTCAAAAAGTTCAGCAGAGTTGCAACCCAGTCCTAAACAGCTTGTGGATGAAGTCTGGCAAATTCTGAATCAAAATTATGTTGATGGAAATTTTAATCAACAAGACTGGAAAGCCGTTCGGCAGGAATATCTGAGCCGCTCCTATGGCTCTAAAGAACAGGCGTATACAGCCATTCAGGAAATGGTTTCCAAGTTGGGCGATCGCTACACTCAGTTTTTTGATCCAGAAGGATATAAACAGCTAGACACTGATATTTCTGGCAATCTCACAGGGGTAGGAATTGAACTGGCTGAGGACCCAAAAACGAATGCATTGATTGTGGTTGCACCGATTGAGGGGACTCCCGCTGCGATCGCAGGCATATTACCCGCAGATATCCTGCTGAAAATTAACGGTCAGGCTACCCGTGGTATGAAGATCAACGAGGCTGTGAAACAAATTACCGGGGCAGCGGGCACCCAGGTTAAATTGACCATTCAGCGTGGCGACAAAGAGCTAACGTACAACTTAACTCGAACCAAAATTGATTTGCATCCGGTAACTTCTCGTGTTCAGCCGACTGCGGTGGGCAAGGTGGGTTATATTCGCCTTCCAGAGTTTACAGAAACCGCCCCCGCCGAAATGCGCAGGACGATTCAATCCCTGGAAAAGCAAAAAGTCGAAGGGTATGTTCTTGATTTACGCTCCGACCCTGGCGGTTTATTAAATGCCAGCATCGATATTGCTGGGATGTGGCTCAAGCAGGGTCCGGTTGTTTCGCTGGTAAACCGGAACCAGGTCAGAGAGCGCTATGAAACAAAGGGTGAACCCCTAACCGACAAACCCCTGGTCGTTCTCGTTGATAATGGTTCTGCCAGTGCCAGCGAAATTCTTGCCGGTGCCCTCCAGGATGAAGGACGAGCCGTTTTAGTGGGTACGCGCACCTTTGGCAAAGGTGTGGTGCAGGCAATTCAACCGTTGGAAGATGGGTCTGCGCTGAAGCTCACCATTGCCAAGTACTACACCCCCAAGGGGCGAGATATTAACCACGTTGGAGTCACCCCCAATGTGGTTGTGGAGCTAACGGCAGCGCAACAAAAAGCGTTGATTAAAAATCGCCAATTAGGAACCCTTACAGACCCGCAATATGCAAAGGCAATCACAAACCTGACCCAGTTAATTCAGGCTAAGACTAAACAGCCCAACACTCAGGCTGCTAATCAGTCGGCTAATTTGTTCAAGTAG